TCCTGCCTCGAGTTCGACGCGCCTGAGACGTCCGAGATCGGGGGGTACGCAGATTCGACCGGCCCCACAGCGACTTATGGAGTCGGCGCGTAGGCGTCGTATGAGTCGGAGCGCGTTCGACGCCGAGATGGCACTCGACCTCGCGGTCAACCTCATTCCGCTGGGGATCCTCGTCTTCTTCATCGGACTGTACGCGCTCGTCAACCCGTGGGGGATCGACCCGCTCAGAAGCACGCTCCAGTTCGCGATCATCGGGTTCACCGCGGTCGGTCTGGCACTCGTCACGTACGTCGCCGCCCGAGCGATCGAAGGCGACCCCCGGACCCGGGGCGACTCGAGCCGACGTTAGGGGCCACCCAGCACGAGGACGAAACCAGTGAGCGCCATCAGGACGACGATCCCAGCCAGTACGAGTCCGAACAGCTCCTTCTCGGAGAGCCGACGGTCGTCCGCCGGTTCGTCGGGGCCACTCGAGGACACGGAAACTCTCGGAGTGCTACACCGCCGCCGGATAAATGCCTTCGCCACCCGACGCAGCGAACTCGCCGGGAACGCACACCAGCCGAGGTGTCGGCTCAGTTGGCGAGGGGAACCGTCCGCGCCCGCCCGCCGTCGTCGAACTCGTCGTCGGGATACCGCGTCTCGCAGTTCAGACACTGATACCCGCCGTCGATGTGTCCGTACAGACGCCCGCCGCAGTCAGCACACTGTCCGTGTGGATAGTACATCTGAATGTGGAAAACGGCCCCGTTCGAATAAGCCCTCCGCCACAACGGTACACGCATTAAGAACGTTCTGTAGATCGACCGACGGAGTTACCCCACGACCGCCCGAAGACTCGGTATGGACGACCACACCCGCGACCCTACCGTCGGCGCCCCCGACGGGGACCCGACGGGGTGGCTCGAGTCGGCGGGTCGCTGGGAGCACGGCACCTTACGCCGGGCGACGATCCACGGCGTTCGGCTGTTCAACAGCGGCGCGTACCACGAGAGCCACGACTGCTTCGAGGACGAGTGGTACAACTACGGGCGGGGAACCTGCGAGAGCATGTTCCTCCACGGGATGGTCCAGGTCGCAGCGGGCGCCTACAAGCGTATCGACTTCGAGAACGACGACGGAATGCGTTCGCTGTTTCGCACTGCTCTCCAGTACTTCCACGGCGTGCCGCGGGACTTCTACGGCGTCGACGTCCTCGAGGTGCGAACGACGCTCACGAACGCCCTCGAGGAGCCCGAACGCATCGACGGCTGGCAGATTCCCCTCGACGGACGGGTTCCGGCGGCTCGAGACGTCGATTTCGCGTACGCCGCCGGCCTCGAGTAACGGGCAAACGTCTTCGATCACGAACAGCTCTCGCGAGAGATCGAACGGCCTTTGAGGACGACGCGCCTAGTGTGAGCAAATGAAAGTTGCCCAGCTCGGGTCGGGGACGCCCGAAATCGCGGTCGTCGCCGGCGTTCACGGCGACGAACCCTGCGGCGTTCGCGCCGTCGAGCGACTGCTCGACGAACGGCCGCCCGTCGAACGGCCGGTCAAACTCGTCGTCGCCAACGAGGCGGCCCTCGAGCGACAGGTCCGGTTCCTCGACGAGGATCTGAACCGCGCGTTCCCCGGCTCGCCGGAGGCGGACACCCACGAGGGACGTCTGGCCCACGAACTCGCCGCGGAGCTACGGAACTGTCTCTCCTTCTCGATGCACTCCACCCAGAGCCACGCGGAGCCGTTCGCCATCGTCAACGGCCTGTCGGAGACGGCAACGGAGCT
Above is a genomic segment from Natrononativus amylolyticus containing:
- a CDS encoding DUF309 domain-containing protein, which translates into the protein MDDHTRDPTVGAPDGDPTGWLESAGRWEHGTLRRATIHGVRLFNSGAYHESHDCFEDEWYNYGRGTCESMFLHGMVQVAAGAYKRIDFENDDGMRSLFRTALQYFHGVPRDFYGVDVLEVRTTLTNALEEPERIDGWQIPLDGRVPAARDVDFAYAAGLE
- a CDS encoding DUF6684 family protein, with translation MSRSAFDAEMALDLAVNLIPLGILVFFIGLYALVNPWGIDPLRSTLQFAIIGFTAVGLALVTYVAARAIEGDPRTRGDSSRR